In one window of Erythrolamprus reginae isolate rEryReg1 chromosome 1, rEryReg1.hap1, whole genome shotgun sequence DNA:
- the BTBD6 gene encoding BTB/POZ domain-containing protein 6 isoform X1, whose amino-acid sequence MPLLDHGCFHGRRIMKCLTFFLLLPETLKKSKKSVRANGKGPSCYEILPLGLKKKMAAELYPASANTNLANSNHAAANTKKNALQFQQSAQPPPPLPLQNLNNNNVESANWQSCHPTLRERNALMFNSELMADVHFIVGPVGAAKKVPAHKYVLAVGSSVFYAMFYGDLAEVKSEIHIPDVEPAAFLILLKYMYSDEIELEADTVLATLYAAKKYIVPALAKACVNFLETSLEAKNACVLLSQSRLFEEPELTQRCWEVIDAQAEMALKSEGFCEIDQQTLEIIVMREALNTKEVVVFEAVLNWAEAECKRQGLPITPRNKRNVLGKALYLVRIPTMTLEEFANGAAQSDILTLEERHNIFLWYTAANKPKLEFPLTKRKGLAPQRCHRFQSSAYRSNQWRYRGRCDSIQFAVDKRIFIAGLGLYGSSCGKAEYTVKIELKRLGTVLAQNLTKFTSDGSSNTFSVWFEHPVQVEQDTFYNVSAILDGNELSYFGQEGMTEVQCGKVTFQFQCSSDSTNGTGVQGGQIPELIFYA is encoded by the exons ATGCCCCTCCTGGACCATGGTTGCTTCCATGGACGGCGGATCATGAAGTGTTTGACTTTCTTTCTTCTGCTTCCAGAGACCTTAAAGAAGTCCAAAAAGAGCGTCCGGGCCAACGGCAAAGGGCCATCATGTTATGAGATCTTGCCCCTGGGCCTCAAAAAGAAGATGGCTGCGGAACTTTACCCTGCCAGCGCCAATACCAACCTCGCAAACAGCAATCACGCCGCCGCCAACACCAAGAAAAACGCCCTTCAGTTCCAGCAGAGCGCGCAGcccccgccgccgctgccgctgcAAAACCTCAACAACAACAACGTGGAGAGCGCTAACTGGCAGTCCTGCCACCCCACCCTGCGAGAGAG AAACGCGCTGATGTTCAACAGTGAACTTATGGCTGATGTGCATTTCATTGTGGGCCCAGTGGGGGCAGCAAAGAAAGTTCCTGCTCACAAG TATGTATTGGCAGTGGGTAGTTCGGTCTTCTACGCAATGTTTTATGGAGATCTTGCAGAGGTCAAGTCTGAAATCCATATACCAGATGTAGAACCTGCTGCTTTCCTAATCTTATTAAA GTACATGTATAGTGATGAAATCGAGCTGGAAGCAGACACTGTGCTTGCTACACTATACGCAGCCAAGAAATACATTGTCCCAGCCTTAGCCAAAGCTTGCGTCAATTTTCTGGAGACTAGCTTAGAGGCCAAGAATGCTTGCGTTTTGCTGTCTCAGAGCAGGCTCTTTGAGGAACCAGAGCTGACACAACGCTGCTGGGAAGTCATTGATGCTCAAGCTGAAATGGCACTGAAATCAGAGGGATTTTGTGAAATAGATCAACAGACGCTAGAGATCATTGTGATGCGGGAAGCGCTAAACACCAAGGAGGTCGTGGTGTTCGAGGCAGTTCTGAACTGGGCTGAGGCTGAATGCAAGCGACAAGGGCTGCCAATTACACCAAGGAACAAGAGGAATGTATTAGGGAAAGCTTTATACTTGGTTAGGATTCCAACCATGACTTTGGAAGAGTTTGCCAATGGGGCTGCTCAGTCTGACATCCTGACCCTTGAGGAAAGACATAATATTTTCTTGTGGTATACTGCTGCAAATAAACCGAAGTTAGAATTTCCACTAACAAAGCGGAAAGGACTTGCACCTCAAAGATGCCATCGATTTCAATCATCTGCATATCGCAGCAATCAATGGAGGTACCGGGGACGGTGTGACAGTATCCAGTTTGCTGTAGATAAAAGGATATTTATAGCAGGACTGGGACTCTATGGGTCAAGTTGTGGAAAAGCTGAATACACCgttaaaattgaactgaaaaggtTAGGCACCGTACTTGCCCAGAATCTGACAAAGTTTACATCCGATGGATCTAGTAACACTTTCTCAGTATGGTTTGAGCATCCTGTGCAGGTTGAGCAAGACACCTTTTACAATGTAAGTGCCATTCTAGATGGCAATGAACTCAGCTATTTTGGACAAGAGGGAATGACTGAAGTACAGTGTGGGAAAGTGACATTCCAATTCCAGTGTTCCTCAGACAGCACCAATGGCACAGGAGTGCAAGGAGGACAAATACCTGAACTCATTTTCTACGCATGA
- the BTBD6 gene encoding BTB/POZ domain-containing protein 6 isoform X2 encodes MAAELYPASANTNLANSNHAAANTKKNALQFQQSAQPPPPLPLQNLNNNNVESANWQSCHPTLRERNALMFNSELMADVHFIVGPVGAAKKVPAHKYVLAVGSSVFYAMFYGDLAEVKSEIHIPDVEPAAFLILLKYMYSDEIELEADTVLATLYAAKKYIVPALAKACVNFLETSLEAKNACVLLSQSRLFEEPELTQRCWEVIDAQAEMALKSEGFCEIDQQTLEIIVMREALNTKEVVVFEAVLNWAEAECKRQGLPITPRNKRNVLGKALYLVRIPTMTLEEFANGAAQSDILTLEERHNIFLWYTAANKPKLEFPLTKRKGLAPQRCHRFQSSAYRSNQWRYRGRCDSIQFAVDKRIFIAGLGLYGSSCGKAEYTVKIELKRLGTVLAQNLTKFTSDGSSNTFSVWFEHPVQVEQDTFYNVSAILDGNELSYFGQEGMTEVQCGKVTFQFQCSSDSTNGTGVQGGQIPELIFYA; translated from the exons ATGGCTGCGGAACTTTACCCTGCCAGCGCCAATACCAACCTCGCAAACAGCAATCACGCCGCCGCCAACACCAAGAAAAACGCCCTTCAGTTCCAGCAGAGCGCGCAGcccccgccgccgctgccgctgcAAAACCTCAACAACAACAACGTGGAGAGCGCTAACTGGCAGTCCTGCCACCCCACCCTGCGAGAGAG AAACGCGCTGATGTTCAACAGTGAACTTATGGCTGATGTGCATTTCATTGTGGGCCCAGTGGGGGCAGCAAAGAAAGTTCCTGCTCACAAG TATGTATTGGCAGTGGGTAGTTCGGTCTTCTACGCAATGTTTTATGGAGATCTTGCAGAGGTCAAGTCTGAAATCCATATACCAGATGTAGAACCTGCTGCTTTCCTAATCTTATTAAA GTACATGTATAGTGATGAAATCGAGCTGGAAGCAGACACTGTGCTTGCTACACTATACGCAGCCAAGAAATACATTGTCCCAGCCTTAGCCAAAGCTTGCGTCAATTTTCTGGAGACTAGCTTAGAGGCCAAGAATGCTTGCGTTTTGCTGTCTCAGAGCAGGCTCTTTGAGGAACCAGAGCTGACACAACGCTGCTGGGAAGTCATTGATGCTCAAGCTGAAATGGCACTGAAATCAGAGGGATTTTGTGAAATAGATCAACAGACGCTAGAGATCATTGTGATGCGGGAAGCGCTAAACACCAAGGAGGTCGTGGTGTTCGAGGCAGTTCTGAACTGGGCTGAGGCTGAATGCAAGCGACAAGGGCTGCCAATTACACCAAGGAACAAGAGGAATGTATTAGGGAAAGCTTTATACTTGGTTAGGATTCCAACCATGACTTTGGAAGAGTTTGCCAATGGGGCTGCTCAGTCTGACATCCTGACCCTTGAGGAAAGACATAATATTTTCTTGTGGTATACTGCTGCAAATAAACCGAAGTTAGAATTTCCACTAACAAAGCGGAAAGGACTTGCACCTCAAAGATGCCATCGATTTCAATCATCTGCATATCGCAGCAATCAATGGAGGTACCGGGGACGGTGTGACAGTATCCAGTTTGCTGTAGATAAAAGGATATTTATAGCAGGACTGGGACTCTATGGGTCAAGTTGTGGAAAAGCTGAATACACCgttaaaattgaactgaaaaggtTAGGCACCGTACTTGCCCAGAATCTGACAAAGTTTACATCCGATGGATCTAGTAACACTTTCTCAGTATGGTTTGAGCATCCTGTGCAGGTTGAGCAAGACACCTTTTACAATGTAAGTGCCATTCTAGATGGCAATGAACTCAGCTATTTTGGACAAGAGGGAATGACTGAAGTACAGTGTGGGAAAGTGACATTCCAATTCCAGTGTTCCTCAGACAGCACCAATGGCACAGGAGTGCAAGGAGGACAAATACCTGAACTCATTTTCTACGCATGA
- the BTBD6 gene encoding BTB/POZ domain-containing protein 6 isoform X3 yields the protein MPLLDHGCFHGRRIMKCLTFFLLLPETLKKSKKSVRANGKGPSCYEILPLGLKKKMAAELYPASANTNLANSNHAAANTKKNALQFQQSAQPPPPLPLQNLNNNNVESANWQSCHPTLRERYMYSDEIELEADTVLATLYAAKKYIVPALAKACVNFLETSLEAKNACVLLSQSRLFEEPELTQRCWEVIDAQAEMALKSEGFCEIDQQTLEIIVMREALNTKEVVVFEAVLNWAEAECKRQGLPITPRNKRNVLGKALYLVRIPTMTLEEFANGAAQSDILTLEERHNIFLWYTAANKPKLEFPLTKRKGLAPQRCHRFQSSAYRSNQWRYRGRCDSIQFAVDKRIFIAGLGLYGSSCGKAEYTVKIELKRLGTVLAQNLTKFTSDGSSNTFSVWFEHPVQVEQDTFYNVSAILDGNELSYFGQEGMTEVQCGKVTFQFQCSSDSTNGTGVQGGQIPELIFYA from the exons ATGCCCCTCCTGGACCATGGTTGCTTCCATGGACGGCGGATCATGAAGTGTTTGACTTTCTTTCTTCTGCTTCCAGAGACCTTAAAGAAGTCCAAAAAGAGCGTCCGGGCCAACGGCAAAGGGCCATCATGTTATGAGATCTTGCCCCTGGGCCTCAAAAAGAAGATGGCTGCGGAACTTTACCCTGCCAGCGCCAATACCAACCTCGCAAACAGCAATCACGCCGCCGCCAACACCAAGAAAAACGCCCTTCAGTTCCAGCAGAGCGCGCAGcccccgccgccgctgccgctgcAAAACCTCAACAACAACAACGTGGAGAGCGCTAACTGGCAGTCCTGCCACCCCACCCTGCGAGAGAG GTACATGTATAGTGATGAAATCGAGCTGGAAGCAGACACTGTGCTTGCTACACTATACGCAGCCAAGAAATACATTGTCCCAGCCTTAGCCAAAGCTTGCGTCAATTTTCTGGAGACTAGCTTAGAGGCCAAGAATGCTTGCGTTTTGCTGTCTCAGAGCAGGCTCTTTGAGGAACCAGAGCTGACACAACGCTGCTGGGAAGTCATTGATGCTCAAGCTGAAATGGCACTGAAATCAGAGGGATTTTGTGAAATAGATCAACAGACGCTAGAGATCATTGTGATGCGGGAAGCGCTAAACACCAAGGAGGTCGTGGTGTTCGAGGCAGTTCTGAACTGGGCTGAGGCTGAATGCAAGCGACAAGGGCTGCCAATTACACCAAGGAACAAGAGGAATGTATTAGGGAAAGCTTTATACTTGGTTAGGATTCCAACCATGACTTTGGAAGAGTTTGCCAATGGGGCTGCTCAGTCTGACATCCTGACCCTTGAGGAAAGACATAATATTTTCTTGTGGTATACTGCTGCAAATAAACCGAAGTTAGAATTTCCACTAACAAAGCGGAAAGGACTTGCACCTCAAAGATGCCATCGATTTCAATCATCTGCATATCGCAGCAATCAATGGAGGTACCGGGGACGGTGTGACAGTATCCAGTTTGCTGTAGATAAAAGGATATTTATAGCAGGACTGGGACTCTATGGGTCAAGTTGTGGAAAAGCTGAATACACCgttaaaattgaactgaaaaggtTAGGCACCGTACTTGCCCAGAATCTGACAAAGTTTACATCCGATGGATCTAGTAACACTTTCTCAGTATGGTTTGAGCATCCTGTGCAGGTTGAGCAAGACACCTTTTACAATGTAAGTGCCATTCTAGATGGCAATGAACTCAGCTATTTTGGACAAGAGGGAATGACTGAAGTACAGTGTGGGAAAGTGACATTCCAATTCCAGTGTTCCTCAGACAGCACCAATGGCACAGGAGTGCAAGGAGGACAAATACCTGAACTCATTTTCTACGCATGA
- the BTBD6 gene encoding BTB/POZ domain-containing protein 6 isoform X4: MFNSELMADVHFIVGPVGAAKKVPAHKYVLAVGSSVFYAMFYGDLAEVKSEIHIPDVEPAAFLILLKYMYSDEIELEADTVLATLYAAKKYIVPALAKACVNFLETSLEAKNACVLLSQSRLFEEPELTQRCWEVIDAQAEMALKSEGFCEIDQQTLEIIVMREALNTKEVVVFEAVLNWAEAECKRQGLPITPRNKRNVLGKALYLVRIPTMTLEEFANGAAQSDILTLEERHNIFLWYTAANKPKLEFPLTKRKGLAPQRCHRFQSSAYRSNQWRYRGRCDSIQFAVDKRIFIAGLGLYGSSCGKAEYTVKIELKRLGTVLAQNLTKFTSDGSSNTFSVWFEHPVQVEQDTFYNVSAILDGNELSYFGQEGMTEVQCGKVTFQFQCSSDSTNGTGVQGGQIPELIFYA; the protein is encoded by the exons ATGTTCAACAGTGAACTTATGGCTGATGTGCATTTCATTGTGGGCCCAGTGGGGGCAGCAAAGAAAGTTCCTGCTCACAAG TATGTATTGGCAGTGGGTAGTTCGGTCTTCTACGCAATGTTTTATGGAGATCTTGCAGAGGTCAAGTCTGAAATCCATATACCAGATGTAGAACCTGCTGCTTTCCTAATCTTATTAAA GTACATGTATAGTGATGAAATCGAGCTGGAAGCAGACACTGTGCTTGCTACACTATACGCAGCCAAGAAATACATTGTCCCAGCCTTAGCCAAAGCTTGCGTCAATTTTCTGGAGACTAGCTTAGAGGCCAAGAATGCTTGCGTTTTGCTGTCTCAGAGCAGGCTCTTTGAGGAACCAGAGCTGACACAACGCTGCTGGGAAGTCATTGATGCTCAAGCTGAAATGGCACTGAAATCAGAGGGATTTTGTGAAATAGATCAACAGACGCTAGAGATCATTGTGATGCGGGAAGCGCTAAACACCAAGGAGGTCGTGGTGTTCGAGGCAGTTCTGAACTGGGCTGAGGCTGAATGCAAGCGACAAGGGCTGCCAATTACACCAAGGAACAAGAGGAATGTATTAGGGAAAGCTTTATACTTGGTTAGGATTCCAACCATGACTTTGGAAGAGTTTGCCAATGGGGCTGCTCAGTCTGACATCCTGACCCTTGAGGAAAGACATAATATTTTCTTGTGGTATACTGCTGCAAATAAACCGAAGTTAGAATTTCCACTAACAAAGCGGAAAGGACTTGCACCTCAAAGATGCCATCGATTTCAATCATCTGCATATCGCAGCAATCAATGGAGGTACCGGGGACGGTGTGACAGTATCCAGTTTGCTGTAGATAAAAGGATATTTATAGCAGGACTGGGACTCTATGGGTCAAGTTGTGGAAAAGCTGAATACACCgttaaaattgaactgaaaaggtTAGGCACCGTACTTGCCCAGAATCTGACAAAGTTTACATCCGATGGATCTAGTAACACTTTCTCAGTATGGTTTGAGCATCCTGTGCAGGTTGAGCAAGACACCTTTTACAATGTAAGTGCCATTCTAGATGGCAATGAACTCAGCTATTTTGGACAAGAGGGAATGACTGAAGTACAGTGTGGGAAAGTGACATTCCAATTCCAGTGTTCCTCAGACAGCACCAATGGCACAGGAGTGCAAGGAGGACAAATACCTGAACTCATTTTCTACGCATGA